A single region of the Balaenoptera ricei isolate mBalRic1 chromosome 12, mBalRic1.hap2, whole genome shotgun sequence genome encodes:
- the FAM135A gene encoding protein FAM135A isoform X6, whose translation MQVLYERLLRRKQPPTQKDTCLEEMDVEARLTELCEEVKKIENPDELAELINMNLAQLCSLLMALWGQFLEVITLHEELRLLLAQEHHTLRVRRFSEAFFCFEHPREAAIAYQELHAQSHLQMCTALKNTAFCSSLPPLPIECSELDGDLNSLPVIFEDRYLDAVTEGKLDISQDDSEIAQVEHSVASRSSSDDCHDHQTAPTSGVRTIEVKPSNKDPFSGEKITVKIGPWTELRQDEIFVDSLQLPNFESLESNGKSKSIEVTLEKEALQEAKCHSVGESLAKLRSNQPASSTREYHVVVSADSIKLPDISATCASSRFSDSGVESEPSSVATHPNPDLVFETVQGQGLYNNERLFPQLLMKPDHNVKFSLGSHCTESTSAFSEIQSSLTSINSLPSDDELSPDENPKKSVVPECHLSDSRAVLNLGTIDVPKCDDRKKSSILLQQQSVVFSGHLDNEMIAIHSLNSSTKDPLQFVFSDEVTSGDVKSSCSSKPNSDTVCKDAQSPDKSSDPAGAAVPLSSGLVCSGTPCVVSASISTRTDVSEDRTVKRKNSDALNLKQMYSEAPTVKDETPLGTSDPFSASPDMVKQGLVENYFGCQSSTDTSDTCAVSYSNSVSPQKETSEKEISNVQQEQGKDEEEEEQDQQMVQNGYYEETGDSALDGTVDAHCTDRGAPAEERLIKSEKISSDFLRDGVTMPTVCASGCLSFPSAPRESPCSVKYSSKSKCDAITKQPSSASYNFTSSLSWYENSPKPQIQAFLQAKEELEHLKLPGFMYSDVPLLASSVPYFCVEEEEEEDRSEHGVHLIVCVHGLDGNSADLRLVKTYIELGLPGERIDFLMSERNQNDTFADFDSMTDRLLDEIIQYIQIYSLTVSKISFIGHSLGNLIIRSVLTRPRFQYYLDKLHTFLSLSGPHLGTLYNSSALVNTGLWFMQKWKKSGSLLQLTCRDHSDPRQTFLYKLSNKAGLHYFKNVVLVGSLQDRYVPYHSARIEMCKTALKDKQSGQIYSEMIHNLLRPVLQSKDCNLVRYNVINALPNTADSLIGRAAHIAVLDSEIFLEKFFLVAALKYFH comes from the exons aaaatagagaatCCTGATGAACTGGCagaacttataaatatgaatctCGCACAACTTTGCTCACTTCTAATGGCTTTATGGGGACAGTTTCTGGAAGTTATAACACTACATGAAGAGCTAAGACTATTACTAGCACAAGAGCACCATACTTTGAgg GTGCGCAGGTTTTCTGAGGCATTCTTTTGTTTTGAACATCCAAGAGAAGCTGCCATTGCATACCAGGAACTTCA TGCTCAGAGTCACCTCCAGATGTGCACCGCTCTCAAAAACACTGCCTTCTGCAgctctctcccacccctgcctaTTGAGTGCAGTGAATTAGATGGAGATCTCAATTCGTTACCTGTGATCTTTGAAGACAGGTATTTAGATGCAGTTACTGAAG gTAAACTTGATATCTCCCAGGACGATAGTGAAATTGCACAAGTGGAACACAGTGTGGCATCCAGAAGTTCATCAGATGATTGCCATGATCATCAAACTGCCCCCACTTCGGGAGTTAGGACAATTGAAGTAAAGCCCTCTAATAAAGACCCTTTCAGTGGAGAGAAAATAACTGTTAAAATAGGACCTTGGACAGAGCTTCGACAAGATGAAATATTTGTGGATAGTCTACAACTACCCAACTTTGAGTCCTTAGAATCTAACGGTAAATCTAAATCTATAGAAGTAACACTTGAAAAGGAAGCTTTGCAGGAAGCAAAGTGTCATTCTGTTGGAGAATCATTAGCTAAGCTAAGAAGTAATCAACCTGCTTCTTCTACAAGAGAATATCATGTTGTAGTGAGTGCAGACTCAATTAAGTTACCAGATATTAGTGCCACGTGTGCCTCATCTCGGTTCTCAGATTCAGGTGTGGAAAGTGAACCAAGCTCTGTTGCAACACATCCAAACCCTGACCTAGTCTTTGAAACTGTACAAGGGCAAGGTCTTTACAATAACGAAAGGTTATTTCCTCAGCTTTTGATGAAGCCGGATCATAATGTAAAGTTTTCACTAGGCAGCCACTGTACCGAGAGCACAAGTGCTTTCAGTGAGATCCAGTCATCCTTAACGTCCATAAACTCTCTGCCTTCTGACGATGAGCTTTCACCTGATGAAAACCCTAAGAAATCTGTTGTGCCTGAATGCCACCTAAGCGATAGCAGAGCCGTGTTGAATCTAGGAACGATTGATGTGCCAAAATGTGACGATAGGAAAAAGTCAAGTATTCTCTTGCAACAGCAGAGTGTCGTGTTTTCAGGGCATTTGGACAATGAAATGATAGCAATACATTCCTTAAATTCAAGCACTAAAGACCCTTTACAATTTGTTTTTTCAGATGAAGTTACTTCCGGTGATGTGAAAAGTAGTTGCAGCTCCAAACCTAACTCGGACACTGTGTGTAAAGACGCCCAGAGTCCTGATAAATCTAGTGACCCTGCAGGGGCCGCAGTTCCGTTAAGTTCAGGACTGGTTTGTTCAGGCACCCCTTGTGTCGTTTCAGCTTCCATTTCTACCAGGACAGACGTCAGTGAAGATAgaactgtgaaaagaaaaaatagcgaTGCGTTAAATCTCAAACAAATGTATTCAGAAGCCCCTACAGTTAAAGACGAAACTCCCCTGGGTACCAGTGACCCTTTTTCAGCCAGTCCTGATATGGTAAAGCAAGGGCTTGTGGAAAATTATTTTGGCTGTCAAAGCAGTACAGATACTTCTGACACATGTGCTGTTAGCTACAGCAATTCAGTTAGCCCTCAGAAGGAgacttctgaaaaagaaattagtaaTGTTCAGCAGGAACAGGGTAaagatgaggaggaagaagagcaggACCAACAGATGGTTCAAAATGGGTATTATGAGGAGACAGGTGACTCAGCCCTGGATGGGACAGTAGATGCTCACTGTACAGACCGAGGTGCCCCGGCAGAAGAAAGATTGATCAAATCTGAAAAGATTAGCAGTGACTTTCTGAGGGATGGTGTAACTATGCCTACTGTCTGTGCTTCCGGCTGTCTGTCCTTCCCGTCTGCACCACGAGAGTCTCCTTGTAGTGTTAAGTATTCTTCTAAGAGTAAATGTGATGCCATTACAAAGCAGCCAAGCAGCGCTTCTTACAACTTCACCTCATCACTGTCCTGGTATGAAAATTCACCAAAACCTCAAATACAAGC CTTCCTTCAGGCGAAAGAAGAATTGGAGCACCTTAAGCTCCCCGGGTTCATGTACAGCGATGTTCCTCTCCTGGCATCCTCAGTACCCTATTTttgtgtggaggaggaggaggaggaggaccgtTCCGAGCACGGAGTCCATCTCATCGTCTGTGTGCACGGCCTGGACG GTAACAGTGCAGATCTCCGGTTAGTAAAAACTTACATTGAACTTGGACTGCCTGGGGAAAGAATTGATTTTCTTATGTCTGAGAGAAATCAG AATGATACTTTTGCTGATTTTGATAGCATGACTGATCGCCTTCTGGACGAGATAATACaatatattcagatatatagTCTAACAGTCTCAAAAATAAG CTTTATTGGACATTCGTTGGGCAATTTAATAATCCGTTCAGTGCTTACAAGGCCACGGTTTCAATATTACCTTGACAAACTTCATACCTTTCTATCACTCTCTGGACCTCACCTTGGTACGCTCTACAATAGCAGTGCTCTTGTTAATACAG GTCTGTGGTTtatgcagaaatggaaaaaatcagGTTCTCTTTTGCAACTGACATGTCGAGATCATTCAGACCCTCGCCAGACTTTCTTATACAAGCTTAGTAATAAAGCCG GGCTTCACTATTTCAAAAATGTTGTACTAGTGGGCTCTCTGCAGGATCGCTACGTTCCTTATCATTCTGCCCGCATTGAAATGTGCAAGACAGCTTTAAAGGACAAACAGTCAG GACAGATCTATTCAGAAATGATCCACAACTTGCTTCGCCCGGTTCTGCAAAGCAAGGATTGTAACTTGGTTCGATATAATGTCATCAATGCATTGCCCAATACAGCTGATTCACTCATTGGGAGAGCTGCACATATAGCTGTTCTGGATTCGgaaatatttttagagaaattCTTTCTGGTTGCCGCCCTCAAATATTTCCATTAG
- the FAM135A gene encoding protein FAM135A isoform X7 has protein sequence MDVEARLTELCEEVKKIENPDELAELINMNLAQLCSLLMALWGQFLEVITLHEELRLLLAQEHHTLRVRRFSEAFFCFEHPREAAIAYQELHAQSHLQMCTALKNTAFCSSLPPLPIECSELDGDLNSLPVIFEDRYLDAVTEGKLDISQDDSEIAQVEHSVASRSSSDDCHDHQTAPTSGVRTIEVKPSNKDPFSGEKITVKIGPWTELRQDEIFVDSLQLPNFESLESNGKSKSIEVTLEKEALQEAKCHSVGESLAKLRSNQPASSTREYHVVVSADSIKLPDISATCASSRFSDSGVESEPSSVATHPNPDLVFETVQGQGLYNNERLFPQLLMKPDHNVKFSLGSHCTESTSAFSEIQSSLTSINSLPSDDELSPDENPKKSVVPECHLSDSRAVLNLGTIDVPKCDDRKKSSILLQQQSVVFSGHLDNEMIAIHSLNSSTKDPLQFVFSDEVTSGDVKSSCSSKPNSDTVCKDAQSPDKSSDPAGAAVPLSSGLVCSGTPCVVSASISTRTDVSEDRTVKRKNSDALNLKQMYSEAPTVKDETPLGTSDPFSASPDMVKQGLVENYFGCQSSTDTSDTCAVSYSNSVSPQKETSEKEISNVQQEQGKDEEEEEQDQQMVQNGYYEETGDSALDGTVDAHCTDRGAPAEERLIKSEKISSDFLRDGVTMPTVCASGCLSFPSAPRESPCSVKYSSKSKCDAITKQPSSASYNFTSSLSWYENSPKPQIQAFLQAKEELEHLKLPGFMYSDVPLLASSVPYFCVEEEEEEDRSEHGVHLIVCVHGLDGNSADLRLVKTYIELGLPGERIDFLMSERNQNDTFADFDSMTDRLLDEIIQYIQIYSLTVSKISFIGHSLGNLIIRSVLTRPRFQYYLDKLHTFLSLSGPHLGTLYNSSALVNTGLWFMQKWKKSGSLLQLTCRDHSDPRQTFLYKLSNKAGLHYFKNVVLVGSLQDRYVPYHSARIEMCKTALKDKQSGQIYSEMIHNLLRPVLQSKDCNLVRYNVINALPNTADSLIGRAAHIAVLDSEIFLEKFFLVAALKYFH, from the exons aaaatagagaatCCTGATGAACTGGCagaacttataaatatgaatctCGCACAACTTTGCTCACTTCTAATGGCTTTATGGGGACAGTTTCTGGAAGTTATAACACTACATGAAGAGCTAAGACTATTACTAGCACAAGAGCACCATACTTTGAgg GTGCGCAGGTTTTCTGAGGCATTCTTTTGTTTTGAACATCCAAGAGAAGCTGCCATTGCATACCAGGAACTTCA TGCTCAGAGTCACCTCCAGATGTGCACCGCTCTCAAAAACACTGCCTTCTGCAgctctctcccacccctgcctaTTGAGTGCAGTGAATTAGATGGAGATCTCAATTCGTTACCTGTGATCTTTGAAGACAGGTATTTAGATGCAGTTACTGAAG gTAAACTTGATATCTCCCAGGACGATAGTGAAATTGCACAAGTGGAACACAGTGTGGCATCCAGAAGTTCATCAGATGATTGCCATGATCATCAAACTGCCCCCACTTCGGGAGTTAGGACAATTGAAGTAAAGCCCTCTAATAAAGACCCTTTCAGTGGAGAGAAAATAACTGTTAAAATAGGACCTTGGACAGAGCTTCGACAAGATGAAATATTTGTGGATAGTCTACAACTACCCAACTTTGAGTCCTTAGAATCTAACGGTAAATCTAAATCTATAGAAGTAACACTTGAAAAGGAAGCTTTGCAGGAAGCAAAGTGTCATTCTGTTGGAGAATCATTAGCTAAGCTAAGAAGTAATCAACCTGCTTCTTCTACAAGAGAATATCATGTTGTAGTGAGTGCAGACTCAATTAAGTTACCAGATATTAGTGCCACGTGTGCCTCATCTCGGTTCTCAGATTCAGGTGTGGAAAGTGAACCAAGCTCTGTTGCAACACATCCAAACCCTGACCTAGTCTTTGAAACTGTACAAGGGCAAGGTCTTTACAATAACGAAAGGTTATTTCCTCAGCTTTTGATGAAGCCGGATCATAATGTAAAGTTTTCACTAGGCAGCCACTGTACCGAGAGCACAAGTGCTTTCAGTGAGATCCAGTCATCCTTAACGTCCATAAACTCTCTGCCTTCTGACGATGAGCTTTCACCTGATGAAAACCCTAAGAAATCTGTTGTGCCTGAATGCCACCTAAGCGATAGCAGAGCCGTGTTGAATCTAGGAACGATTGATGTGCCAAAATGTGACGATAGGAAAAAGTCAAGTATTCTCTTGCAACAGCAGAGTGTCGTGTTTTCAGGGCATTTGGACAATGAAATGATAGCAATACATTCCTTAAATTCAAGCACTAAAGACCCTTTACAATTTGTTTTTTCAGATGAAGTTACTTCCGGTGATGTGAAAAGTAGTTGCAGCTCCAAACCTAACTCGGACACTGTGTGTAAAGACGCCCAGAGTCCTGATAAATCTAGTGACCCTGCAGGGGCCGCAGTTCCGTTAAGTTCAGGACTGGTTTGTTCAGGCACCCCTTGTGTCGTTTCAGCTTCCATTTCTACCAGGACAGACGTCAGTGAAGATAgaactgtgaaaagaaaaaatagcgaTGCGTTAAATCTCAAACAAATGTATTCAGAAGCCCCTACAGTTAAAGACGAAACTCCCCTGGGTACCAGTGACCCTTTTTCAGCCAGTCCTGATATGGTAAAGCAAGGGCTTGTGGAAAATTATTTTGGCTGTCAAAGCAGTACAGATACTTCTGACACATGTGCTGTTAGCTACAGCAATTCAGTTAGCCCTCAGAAGGAgacttctgaaaaagaaattagtaaTGTTCAGCAGGAACAGGGTAaagatgaggaggaagaagagcaggACCAACAGATGGTTCAAAATGGGTATTATGAGGAGACAGGTGACTCAGCCCTGGATGGGACAGTAGATGCTCACTGTACAGACCGAGGTGCCCCGGCAGAAGAAAGATTGATCAAATCTGAAAAGATTAGCAGTGACTTTCTGAGGGATGGTGTAACTATGCCTACTGTCTGTGCTTCCGGCTGTCTGTCCTTCCCGTCTGCACCACGAGAGTCTCCTTGTAGTGTTAAGTATTCTTCTAAGAGTAAATGTGATGCCATTACAAAGCAGCCAAGCAGCGCTTCTTACAACTTCACCTCATCACTGTCCTGGTATGAAAATTCACCAAAACCTCAAATACAAGC CTTCCTTCAGGCGAAAGAAGAATTGGAGCACCTTAAGCTCCCCGGGTTCATGTACAGCGATGTTCCTCTCCTGGCATCCTCAGTACCCTATTTttgtgtggaggaggaggaggaggaggaccgtTCCGAGCACGGAGTCCATCTCATCGTCTGTGTGCACGGCCTGGACG GTAACAGTGCAGATCTCCGGTTAGTAAAAACTTACATTGAACTTGGACTGCCTGGGGAAAGAATTGATTTTCTTATGTCTGAGAGAAATCAG AATGATACTTTTGCTGATTTTGATAGCATGACTGATCGCCTTCTGGACGAGATAATACaatatattcagatatatagTCTAACAGTCTCAAAAATAAG CTTTATTGGACATTCGTTGGGCAATTTAATAATCCGTTCAGTGCTTACAAGGCCACGGTTTCAATATTACCTTGACAAACTTCATACCTTTCTATCACTCTCTGGACCTCACCTTGGTACGCTCTACAATAGCAGTGCTCTTGTTAATACAG GTCTGTGGTTtatgcagaaatggaaaaaatcagGTTCTCTTTTGCAACTGACATGTCGAGATCATTCAGACCCTCGCCAGACTTTCTTATACAAGCTTAGTAATAAAGCCG GGCTTCACTATTTCAAAAATGTTGTACTAGTGGGCTCTCTGCAGGATCGCTACGTTCCTTATCATTCTGCCCGCATTGAAATGTGCAAGACAGCTTTAAAGGACAAACAGTCAG GACAGATCTATTCAGAAATGATCCACAACTTGCTTCGCCCGGTTCTGCAAAGCAAGGATTGTAACTTGGTTCGATATAATGTCATCAATGCATTGCCCAATACAGCTGATTCACTCATTGGGAGAGCTGCACATATAGCTGTTCTGGATTCGgaaatatttttagagaaattCTTTCTGGTTGCCGCCCTCAAATATTTCCATTAG
- the LOC132376187 gene encoding homocysteine-responsive endoplasmic reticulum-resident ubiquitin-like domain member 2 protein, with protein sequence MTSHQFPYVMQGNVDNQLPGQAVLAGLPGYPAFSPLQMLWWQQMYTHQYDTQYQAAVSAQATSNVSPAQPAASQPLNVAHVPGEEPSPAPNLVAQENRPMDANVQRNAQGGPVLNEEDFSGDRLGWMCTSSRAAVPPSIVYCSSSFSRFIMVMGAMLLVYLHRAGWFPFRQEGGQQQAPNNNAQVNNDVQNANNLELEEMELLMDDGLEDESAEDAGEDASAIQRPGLMAAAWSFITTFFTSRILEGPPQVANET encoded by the coding sequence ATGACTAGTCATCAGTTCCCATATGTAATGCAAGGAAATGTAGACAACCAGCTTCCTGGGCAGGCTGTTCTGGCTGGACTCCCAGGGTATCCCGCTTTCAGCCCACTGCAGATGCTGTGGTGGCAACAGATGTATACCCATCAGTATGATACGCAATATCAAGCTGCAGTTTCAGCTCAGGCCACATCAAATGTCAGTCCAGCCCAGCCTGCTGCTTCACAGCCTCTAAATGTGGCACATGTTCCTGGAGAAGAACCTTCACCGGCTCCAAACCTAGTGGCCCAAGAAAATCGACCCATGGATGCGAATGTTCAGAGGAACGCACAGGGAGGTCCAGTGCTGAACGAAGAAGACTTCAGTGGAGACCGGCTAGGCTGGATGTGCACGTCCTCACGGGCCGCCGTGCCCCCTAGCATCGTGTACTGCTCTTCCTCTTTTAGTCGCTTCATCATGGTAATGGGAGCCATGCTACTGGTTTATTTACACCGAGCTGGATGGTTTCCTTTTAGGCAAGAAGGAGGTCAGCAACAGGCTCCCAACAATAATGCCCAAGTCAACAATGATGTGCAGAATGCAAACAATCTAGAACTTGAAGAAATGGAGCTTCTTATGGATGATGGGCTTGAAGATGAGAGTGCAGAAGATGCAGGTGAAGATGCCAGTGCAATTCAAAGGCCTGGATTAATGGCAGCAGCTTGGTCTTTTATCACCACCTTCTTTACTTCACGAATACTAGAGGGGCCTCCCCAGGTTGCCAATGAGACCTGA